The genomic DNA CACTGTCGGTCTCACCCAATGCGCTGGATTTCGACTTGCCGGTGATGCTCGGCGTCGCCGCGTTGTGCCTGCCGGTGTTCTATTCCGGCTACCGCGTGACCCGTGCCGAAGGTCTGCTGTTGCTTGGTTTGTATCTGGCGTACGGGCTGCACGTGGTGTCGTTCACCACCGGCTTGCCACTGGCCGGCAAACTCGAGCGGCTGATGCTGTTTTATGTCTTGCCGGCGCTGCTGACGTTTCTGCTGTTCACGTCAGTCATCGCCTGGCGCCGCCAACACCACAAAAAGGATGTGCCATGACCGAATCGAAGAAGTCCGGGGTTGAAGTCCGCCGTGAGGTAATGGGCGATGCGTTTGTTGATCGGGCGCTGGGCAACGCCACCGCGTTCAGCCAGCCGTTGCAGGACTTCGTCAATGAACACGCCTGGGGTGGCGTGTGGAATCGCGAAGGCCTGCCGCTGAAAACCCGCAGCCTGATTACGCTTGCTGCACTGACGGCGTTGAAGTGCCCGCAAGAGTTGAGGGGGCATGTGCGTGGCGCTCTGAACAACGGCTGCACGGTGGATGAGATTCGCGAGGCGCTGCTGCATTGCGCGGTGTATGCGGGTGTGCCGGCGGCGATCGATGCGTTTCGCGCGGCGCAGGAAGTGAT from Pseudomonas baetica includes the following:
- a CDS encoding carboxymuconolactone decarboxylase family protein — its product is MTESKKSGVEVRREVMGDAFVDRALGNATAFSQPLQDFVNEHAWGGVWNREGLPLKTRSLITLAALTALKCPQELRGHVRGALNNGCTVDEIREALLHCAVYAGVPAAIDAFRAAQEVIDTYQKPE